The following is a genomic window from Bacillus kexueae.
AACTATACATCTTTCAAGATGGGAAAGAACCGGTCGAAGTAGTCGTTCAATCTCGCCGCCAACATAAAAATTTTGATTTATTAACTTTTGAAGGCTATCATTCAATAAATGAAGTAGAACCGTTTAAAGGAGCGATTATTAAAGTTCCCGAAAGTCAGTTAACGGATTTAGAAGATGGGGAATACTATTTTCATGAAATTATTGGTTGCTCAGTATTAGATGAGGAACAACAAGAGATTGGTGTTATAAAAGAAATTTTGACACCTGGAGCGAATGATGTTTGGGTAGTTCAGAGAAAAGGGAAAAAAGATGTGTTAATTCCTTATATTGAGTCAGTCGTTAAGGAAATCAATATAGAAGAAAAAACGATTATCATTACTCCTATGGAAGGGTTAATTGAAGAATGAAAATAGATGTATTAACTTTGTTCCCTTCAATGTTCGAAGGCGTCCTTAACGAATCAATTCTAAAAAAAGCGCAAGAAAAAGAGGCCGTTTCCATAGATGTTGTGAATTTTCGCCAATATTCTACGAACAAACACCAAACGGTCGATGATTATCCATACGGTGGGGGAGCTGGGATGGTATTAAAACCCCAACCTATCTATGATGCTGTTGAGGATTTAAAATCCAAATCCTCTGTATCTAGTCCGCGTGTTATTCTTGTATGTCCTCAAGGAGAAACTTACACGCAAAAAAAAGCAGAGGATTTTTCAAAAGAAGATCACTTAATTTTTATATGTGGGCATTATGAAGGGTATGATGAGCGAATCCGTTACCTTGTAACAGATGAAGTGTCATTAGGAGATTTTGTCCTAACGGGCGGGGAATTAGCCGCTATGACGATTATGGACAGCGTTATTCGCTTATTACCAGGTGTTCTCGGAAAAGAAGAGTCACATATCGAAGATTCTTTTTCGACAGGGCTTTTAGAACATCCCCATTATACACGTCCTAGTGACTTCCGCGGAATGAAAGTTCCGGATGTATTGTTGAGTGGTAACCATAAACATATAGCAGAGTGGCGGCAAAAAGAATCGTTGAGGCGTACTTGGACGAGAAGGCCTGATTTACTTGAGGGATATCCACTATCGGATGATCAAAAAAAATGGCTAGAAGAAATAAAAAAAGAGAAATAAAAGGTTGCATCCACATATTTCATGTGGTAAGATATCTTTTGTGACTAAGATTGAATAATTTTAGTCGAAAACGATGTTCCGCTGCAAAGATACATATGCAAGAGCATCTGTTGGAAGGAGATGAATACGATGCAAAAACTAATTGCAGAAATTACGAAAGAACAACTACGCACTGATTTACCTGAGTTCCGTTCTGGTGACACTGTACGTGTACACGTAAAAGTTATCGAGGGTACTCGTGAGCGTATTCAGGTATTCGAAGGTGTTGTAATCAAGCGTCGTGGTGGTGGCATCAGCGAAACATTTACTGTACGTAAAGTATCTTACGGTGTAGGTGTTGAGCGTACATTCCCATTACACACACCTAAAATTGCGAAAATCGAAGTTGTTCGCCGTGGTAAGGTACGTCGTGCGAAGCTTTACTACTTACGTAACCTACGCGGAAAAGCAGCTCGTATTAAAGAAAGATAATCAACTTATTGAAACCCAAAGGAGCTTGTTTAAACAAGCTCCTTTTTCCACGTTTTACGTACCGAAGTGGTTATGAATCGTACTTGTACAATGTTAATAAGTAGTCTTAAATCTGTAATGAAACTGTAGGATGAAAGAATGTCACATTTGTATTAAAATGGAGAATATACAAATGGTAAAGGTGTGTGAAAGGGTATGGCAAAGAAAAAAAATGAATGGTTAGAATGGATAAAAGCACTCGCCATCGCAATTGTCTTGGCGGTAGTCATTCGCTCCTTTTTCTTTGCGCCAATTGTTGTGGACGGACAGTCCATGATGCCAACATTAAAGGATCAAGACCATATGATCGTAAACAAGATCGGTACAAGAATTGGTGACATTGAGCGATTTGATATCGTTGTTTTCCATGCAACAGAAGAAAAGGATTACATAAAAAGAGTTATAGGTCTTCCTGGAGACCGAATTGAATATAAAGATGATACACTATATGTGAATGGACAACCAATGGATGAACCATATTTAGAGCAATACAAAAAAGAAGTAATTGATGGACCGTTAACGGAACCTTTTGTTGTCGAAGAGGTGCCGGAAGGTGAACTATTTGTCATGGGGGATAATAGACGCTTTAGTAAAGATTCCCGTCATATTGGGACAATTTCAATTGAAGAAGTAATGGGAAAAACAAGTTTAATTTACTGGCCTTTAAATGAGATTGGCATCGTAGAGTAAAACAAAGTAGGTGATAAAATGACCATTCAATGGTTCCCTGGCCATATGGCCAAAGCGAGAAGGGAAGTAACGGAGAAATTAAAGCTTATCGATATTGTATATGAACTCGTCGATGCACGGGTGCCGTTATCCTCAAGGAATCCAATGATTGATGAAATTATTTCGAATAAACCTAGAATCGTTCTTTTAAATAAAGCGGACATGGCTGATGAAGCAATGACAAAGGAATGGCTCCAATATTTTGAGTTAAAAGGGGTTTGTGCACTTGCAATTGACGCACAAAAGGGAGTAGGGCTTAAGCAAATTGTTCAATTAAGTAAGCAACTTCTCCATGATAAGTTTGCTAAAATGAAAGCGAAAGGAATAAAACCTAGAGCTATTCGTGCCTTAATTGTCGGGATTCCAAATGTCGGAAAATCAACGTTAATTAATCGTCTTGCGAAAAAAAATATCGCGAAAACGGGTGATCGACCAGGAATCACAAAAGCGCAAAGCTGGATTAAAGTGGGGAAAGAACTTGAATTATTAGACACACCAGGAATTTTATGGCCAAAGTTTGAAGACCAAACTGTAGGGTTAAAACTGGCGGCGACGGGTGCCATTAAAGATGAAATTTTAAATTTACAAGATATTGCTGTTTTTACTTTAAGGCACTTAATTAACGAATACCCAGAACGTTTAAAAGAACGATATGGTTTTCAAGATTTTTCAGAGGATATTGTAGACATCTTTGACCATATCGGTAAAAAGCGTGGGTGTCTAATGGGTGGAGGCTACATTGATTATGATAAAACAGCTGAACTCGTCATTCGCGAGCTACGGACGATGAAGCTGGGACGAATAAGCTTTGAACATCCAAAAGATGTGACGGAAGCTCCACTATCGCAACAGTCACTAGAATAGTTTTTTTCTTTGTTTGTAGAAGGTTATGTTCTCTCAAATATGCAAGACAAATAAAAAATATACTTACAATAGATTAGATTCGCATCAATGGCGAATCTTTCTTTATGTCAAGAGAGGGGAACGAGTAATACGTATCCCTTACTAAGCAAAAGAATCAATATGTTCAAAATGAAAAAAATGAATTGATATCCGATAAAAAAAGTGAGGAGATAAGATGAAAAAGCACACGGCAAAAGAGATTGCTACTTTACTTGAACATATCCAAGACGCGAATGATCCCTTTTTAATCGAATGCATGAATGACGATCGAAAAACGGTGCAGCAACTGGTGAAAAAATGGTTTAATCAGCATGAGCGTGAAGAAGAATTGAAAAAAGAATTTGAACGCATGTGTACATACGAAAAAGCTTTGCGAAAAGAAGGAATTCGATACATCGCAGGAGTAGATGAAGTTGGTAGGGGGCCATTAGCGGGACCTGTAGTTGCTTGTGCTGTCATCCTGCCACAATCTTTTTACTTGCCTGGTTTAACTGATTCGAAAAAGCTAACGGAAGAAAAGCGAGACTATTTTTATGAAATAATAATGGAAGAGGCAATTGATGTAGGAATTGCATTTATTTCAGCTGATGAAATTGATCGCTTAAACATTTATGAAGCGACAAAAGTGGCGATGATCAAAGCGATTCAAAACCTTCAAAAAGTACAGCCTGACTACTTATTAATCGATGCAATGGAATTACCAGTTGAAATACCTCAACAGTCCATTATTAAAGGAGATGCAAATAGCATTTCAATTGCCGCAAGCTCTGTAATTGCAAAAGTAACAAGGGACCGTTATATGAAAGCATTAAGTAAAAGATACCCACAATATGGGTTCGAAAAACATATGGGATATGGGACGAAAAAGCATTTGGAAGCATTAAAGAATTTTGGTGTCACTAATGAGCATCGCAAAACTTTTGCACCGGTAAAATCTATTTTGGTTGAATGTTAGGAGAGAAAGATGAATTCACTATCTGCAATTCAACAGACACTTTTTCAAACTCAATCATCCTTAAAAACGTCGCCTGTACAGCTTCAAGATGGTGAAGTTGTACTAGGACGTATCATAAAGTTCTTACCAAACGACAATGCTATCGTTCAAATTGGTTCACAAACGATGAATGCCCAACTAGAAACAGCAGTCGAGGCCATGAAATCATATTGGTTTCAGGTGAGTGTAACTGGATCTAGTCGGAAATTGAAAGTGCTCGAATTTGGAGTGAAGGGGCAAACTCAATCATTACCGGAGCAATTACTCCAAGCATATGGAGTTCCCGTTAAAAAAGAGTCGAAAGCATTCATTCAACTGTTAATGAAAAACCAAGTCCCTTTTACACAAAAGCAGTTACTTACTGGTTTACAATGGTTATTAAATCAATCCAATGAAACACCTCAACAGATTCAGCAAAATATGGATTCCCTTCTTTTTGTGTTGAAACGAAAATGGCCTATTACACCTTTTGTTGTAGACGCAATTAAAGCTTCACGAACAAGTTCGATAACAGAGCAACTGAATACGCTAGTGCAACAGTTGGATTCTAAACCGAATAAGACCCAAGGTGAAGAAAAACTGTTACGCGTTTTGCAGGAACTTTTTAAAAGGGACTTAGAGTCGCAATTTAATAACTCCTTAACGCTTAATCAGCCGACACATACGAAGCAAGACGCGGTCAAATTATTTATTCAGATGATGACGAAACAGTTAGGATTGAATACGGAGAAGGTGTTGAAAAAAGGGAACCCGAATGAACTGAAGCATCAAATTGCAACTGTTAAATCACTCATAGTAAGTGCAATCGGTGATACGGTTGAACCGTCTATACGTATGAATATGGAACTTGTGTTAGCCCAACTGAATGGCCAGTCTTTATTGACACACGATCAAGGGCCTTTTGCTTTTTTATATGTAAGTCTACCACTTTTGCTCAAAAATTGGCTTACGGATTGGAACATCCAAATGTACGGGAGGAAACAAAAAGATGGCTCCATTGATCCATCGCATTGCCGAATCGTATTCGATTTGAACTTAAAATCCATTCAAAACACGCTTGTGGATGTTAGAATACAGCAGAAAATCGTCACGGTTCAATTGTATAATGACATATTAACGAAAGAGTTTATTACACCATTGTTACACCAAGTTAGGGGTTCTTTCGAAAAGATGGGTTACCAATTAACATCTGTAACGGTTCATCCATTTAACCGCATCGTTAATGAGCAAGAAAGTCCCCTAATTCACCAAATTCAATCTGTTGAGAAGGTAGATGTAAAAATATGAAAGAAAAAGCAATTGCCTTAAAATATAATGAACTGCAAGATGATGCGCCAAAAGTGGTTGCGAAAGGTGAAGGAGACATTGCAAAACAAATAATAGAACGAGCAGAAGAGTATGGAGTTCCCGTTCAAAAAGATGAATCTCTTATTGCTCTTTTAAGTGAGGTTGACATAAACGAACGCATCCCGGAAGAACTTTACGGAGTAGTTGCGGAGCTATTCGCATTTATCTATCAACTAGATAAAGAAGTCGGTCGAAAAAATTATGTTAAAAAAACTTAGTGAAACCACTTTATTTTCAAAAAATGACAATTATCTCTCCGTTTTTTTATAGAATGGTAGACAATATCCAAACTATTTTATAAAATGAAAGCGCAGTCTGTTTTCTTTACCAATGTATTGGTCAGAAAACTTTAATTTTTCGTACATATGTTAGGAGGATGGGATATGAATATCCATGAGTACCAAGGAAAAGAACTCCTCAGAAAATATGGGGTAGCGGTTCCAAATGGAAAAGTAGCCTTTACGGCTGATGAAGCTGTAGAAGCTGCAAAAGAATTAGGAACAGATGTTGTAGTGGTGAAAGCTCAAATTCATGCTGGAGGCCGCGGAAAAGCTGGTGGAGTAAAAGTAGCAAAGAGCATTGATGAAGTACGTGAATACGCAAGTGAATTATTAGGAAAAACGCTAGTTACACATCAAACAGGTCCAGAAGGAAAAGAAGTTAAGCGACTTTTAATTGAAGAAGGCTGTGACATAAAAAAAGAATATTATATCGGTTTTGTTTTAGATCGCGCAACTTCCCGTGTCGTATTAATGGCATCTGAAGAAGGTGGAACTGAAATTGAAGAGGTAGCGGCTGAAACTCCTGAAAAGATTTTCAAAGAATATATTGACCCGGCTGTAGGATTACAAGGCTATCAAGCTCGTCGTATCGCTTTTAACATTAACATTCCGAACGAACTTGTCGGACAAGCAGTTAAATTTATGATGGGTCTATATCGCGTATTTGTTGAGAAGGATTGTTCCATTGCAGAAATTAATCCACTAGTTGTTACAGGCGATGGTAAGGTAATGGCGCTAGATGCTAAACTAAATTTTGATGGAAACGCTTTATTCCGTCAAAAAGACGTTCTAGAATATCGTGATTTAGACGAAGAAGATCCAAAGGAAATTGAAGCATCTAAATATGATTTAAGTTATATCTCCTTAGACGGAAACATCGGGTGTATGGTAAACGGTGCTGGTCTTGCCATGGCAACGATGGATATCATTAAATATTATGGTGGAGAGCCTGCCAACTTCTTAGATGTGGGCGGTGGTGCTACTGCAGAGAAGGTAACAGAAGCATTTAAAATCATTTTATCAGACGAAAAAGTTAAAGGTATTTTCGTTAACATCTTCGGTGGAATTATGAAGTGTGACGTTATTGCTCAAGGTGTCGTTGAAGCAACAAAACAAGTAGGTTTAACGATTCCGTTAGTCGTTCGTTTAGAAGGAACGAATGTGGAGCTTGGTAAAAAGATTTTAGAAGAATCTGGATTAAATATTACTTCTGCAGAATCTATGGCAGACGGTGCCCAAAAAATCGTTTCATTAGTGAAGTAAGAAAGGCAGGGGACAAAGATGAGTGTATTCATTAATAAAGATACGAAAGTAATCGTACAAGGTATTACAGGTTCAACAGCTCTTTTTCATACGAAACAAATGTTAGAGTACGGAACAAAGATTGTTGGTGGTGTAACACCAGGTAAAGGTGGTACTGAAGTAGAAGGAGTACCTGTATTCAATACAGTTGAAGAAGCTGTAAAAGCAACAGGTGCAAACGCATCCGTAATTTACGTACCAGCTCCTTTTGCTGCAGACGCTATTATGGAAGCAGTAGATGCTGAATTGGATATTGTAATTTGTATTACAGAGCATATTCCAGTAATGGATATGGTGAAAGTTAAACGTTATATGGAAGGAAAGAAAACACGTTTAGTAGGTCCGAACTGTCCAGGTGTTATTACGCCAGGTGAATGTAAGATTGGGATTATGCCAGGATATATTCATACGAAAGGACATGTCGGCGTTGTATCTCGCTCTGGAACATTAACATATGAAGCAGTGCACCAACTTTCCCAGGCTGGAATTGGACAATCAACTGCAGTTGGGATTGGTGGAGACCCTGTAAACGGAACGAACTTTATTGATGTTCTGAAAGCTTTTAATGAAGATCCTGAAACGTATGCTGTTATTATGATCGGTGAAATCGGTGGTACGGCTGAAGAAGAAGCAGCAGAGTGGATTAAAGCGAATATGACAAAGCCAGTAGTTGGCTTCATCGGTGGCCAAACGGCACCTCCAGGAAAGCGTATGGGGCATGCTGGAGCGATTATTTCTGGTGGTAAGGGAACAGCAGAAGAAAAAATCAAAACGATGAATGCATGCGGCATTAAAGTAGCTGAAACTCCATCTGTTATGGGAGAAACACTCATTTCAGTTTTAAAAGAAAAAGGCCTATATGAAAAATGTAAAACGCATTAATTTTTTAGGAACGGAATCGACTCATTCGATTTCGTTCCTTCCTACATAAAGGAGGTTTTGAATATTAATCGTATCGATCGCCTTTTGAAGCTCGTTCACTGTCCACACCTCTCCAACAAAACCATATTGAAGCTATTATGCTACGATTCAACCTTGGAATTCTTATCGACCATTACCCCAAGAGAATTTTCTCACCTTCTCAATATTCCTATCCAAAAATCTCAATCCATTCTTACTTCATTTAATATGATAGATGCCAATAATATAAAAAAACGCTTAAAGGAGTCTCACGTTCAAATTGTAACGCTTTTTCATTCCGAATACCCAGAGCTTTTGTCGCATATTCCAAACCCGCCCGTTATATTGTATTGTAAAGGTGATGTTAAACTGTTAAAGAATGAACATAAGATCAGTGTAGTAGGGACGAGAAATCCAAATGATGATGGATTAAAAATAGTCAATTATTTGCTAAAGCCGATGGCGAAAGAGTGGGTAATCGTCAGTGGATTGGCAAAAGGAATTGATGTTCGATCACATGAAATTGCAATATCCGAAAATGGAAAAACCATCGCCGTTACTGCAGGAGGGTTTCATCATCTCTACCCGAGGGAACATCAAAAAATAGCAGAGAAAATCAATTTGCTCATTTCCTTATATCCTCCTGAAACGAAAGTGCAAAGATGGATGTTCCCTGAGCGAAATCGCTTAATTAGTGGCTTGAGTCATGGAACGCTTGTAGTTCAAGCGAAAAAACGTAGTGGCTCATTGATTACAGCAGATTTTGCACTGGAGCAAGGACGTGAAGTTTTTACGCCGCCATGTGCATTATTCGATACAGAATTTGATGGGAATTTGCACTTACTACAAGAAGGTGCGACCGTAGTATATTCCTATGTCGATATCGTTAATGAGTTAAAACCACGTATGAAAATGTTTGATTTGAGAATGAAATAATACAAAATGGGTCATAACAGGATGTAATAGGCTTTGACACATTTTAATACCTTTCGAATAAAATAAAGGAATTTTTTAAATCATATCGAAAAAGTGAAGATGAAGTGTTTATTTAATGAATTATAGAAAGGTGTTTGACAAATGAGAACGGAATATTTAATAATAGTGGAGATTTAATGAATAAAAAAACCTTGTTAAATTCATGAACTTGATATAAACTTTTGCATGCGCCAAATGCATGCTTTATAAGAATAATATAGAGAGAGAATACCTCTTAAGGAGGAAAATGCATGTCGGACTATTTAGTCATAGTAGAATCACCTGCGAAAGCAAAAACAATTGAACGTTATCTAGGTAAAAAGTATAAAGTAAAGGCTTCAATGGGACATGTTCGGGATTTACCGAAAAGTCAGATGGGGGTTGATGTTGAGGAGAACTTCTCACCTAAATATATTACGATTCGAGGAAAAGGACCTGTTTTAAAAGAGTTGAAGACAGCTGCAAAAAAAGCAAAAAAAGTGTTTCTTGCAGCCGACCCTGATCGTGAAGGAGAAGCAATTGCTTGGCATTTAGCTCATAGTTTGGACATAGATCTCGATTCAGATTGTCGCGTAGTATTCAATGAAATTACAAAAGATGCAATAAAAGAATCCTTTAAGCATCCTCGTGCGATTAACATGGATCTTGTTGACGCCCAACAAGCTCGTCGAATTCTCGATCGTTTAGTTGGCTATAACATTAGCCCACTTTTATGGAAAAAGGTTAAAAAAGGGTTAAGTGCTGGGCGAGTTCAATCTGTTGCTGTGCGATTAATTATTGAACGTGAAAAAGAAATCAATGCGTTTCAGCCTGAAGAATATTGGACTATTGATGCAGAATTCTTAAAAGGGAAAGAAGTTTTTGAAGCCTCTTTTTATGGTTTAAATGGGAAAAAGCTCGAGTTGAAAAATGAAGATGAAATGAAAGAGATTGTTAATCAGATCCAAGGTAACTCATTTCAAATTACAAAAGTGACGAAAAAAGAGCGGAGACGTAATCCTTCACCACCGTTTACGACATCTTCTCTGCAGCAAGAAGCTGCCCGTAAACTAAACTTTCGAGCTAAAAAGACGATGATGATTGCGCAACAATTATATGAAGGAATTGACCTAGGTAAGGAAGGAACGGTCGGTTTAATCACATACATGAGAACGGATTCAACTCGTGTATCGGATACAGCAAAACAAGAGGCGGAATCGTACATATCGGAAAAATATGGTCAAGAGTTCAAGGCTTCTAATAAAAAAGAGTCCAAAAAACAAGGAAATGTTCAAGATGCGCACGAGGCCATCCGTCCAACATCAGCTTTTCGTGACCCAAGCAGTTTAAAAGAATTTTTAAGCCGAGATCAATTACGATTATATAAATTAATTTGGGAACGTTTTATTGCGAGTCAAATGTCACAAGCAATTATGGATACAATGAGTGTTGACTTAACCAACAATGGATTAATCTTCCGAGCGAATGGTTCAAAAGTAAAGTTTCCTGGATTTATGAAAGTGTATGTGGAAGGTCAGGACGATCAAGTAGAAGAAAAAAATCGTCAACTTCCTGACTTAAAAGAAGGAGATTCGGTTCTAACGAAGGATATTAATCCAGCACAACACTTCACACAACCACCACCAAGGTATACAGAGGCTCGACTCGTTAAAACATTAGAAGAATTGGGGATTGGACGACCATCAACTTATGCACCAACCCTTGATACAATTCAAAAGCGTGGGTATGTTGCTTTAGAAAATAAGCGATTTATTCCAACTGAATTAGGGGAAATTGTCGATGAACTAATGAAAGAATTTTTCCCGCAAATTTTAGATGTTGAATTTACTGCTAAAATGGAGCATAATTTGGACGAAATAGAAGAAGGTACGGTAAACTGGGTAAAGGTAATCGATGAATTTTATCAAGATTTCGCAAAACGGTTAGAAAAAGCTGAAAATGAAATGAAAGAAGTCGAAATAAAAGATGAATTTGTCGGTATTGACTGTGAAGAGTGTGGTTCCCCAATGGTTTACAAAATGGGAAGATACGGAAAGTTTATGGCTTGTTCCAATTTTCCAGATTGTCGAAATACAAAGCCAATCGTGAAAGAAATTGGGGTAAAATGCCCAACTTGT
Proteins encoded in this region:
- the rimM gene encoding ribosome maturation factor RimM (Essential for efficient processing of 16S rRNA); this encodes MSEKWFNVGKIVNTHGIRGELRVISKTDFPDERYEKGNKLYIFQDGKEPVEVVVQSRRQHKNFDLLTFEGYHSINEVEPFKGAIIKVPESQLTDLEDGEYYFHEIIGCSVLDEEQQEIGVIKEILTPGANDVWVVQRKGKKDVLIPYIESVVKEINIEEKTIIITPMEGLIEE
- the trmD gene encoding tRNA (guanosine(37)-N1)-methyltransferase TrmD, translating into MKIDVLTLFPSMFEGVLNESILKKAQEKEAVSIDVVNFRQYSTNKHQTVDDYPYGGGAGMVLKPQPIYDAVEDLKSKSSVSSPRVILVCPQGETYTQKKAEDFSKEDHLIFICGHYEGYDERIRYLVTDEVSLGDFVLTGGELAAMTIMDSVIRLLPGVLGKEESHIEDSFSTGLLEHPHYTRPSDFRGMKVPDVLLSGNHKHIAEWRQKESLRRTWTRRPDLLEGYPLSDDQKKWLEEIKKEK
- the rplS gene encoding 50S ribosomal protein L19; translation: MQKLIAEITKEQLRTDLPEFRSGDTVRVHVKVIEGTRERIQVFEGVVIKRRGGGISETFTVRKVSYGVGVERTFPLHTPKIAKIEVVRRGKVRRAKLYYLRNLRGKAARIKER
- the lepB gene encoding signal peptidase I, producing the protein MAKKKNEWLEWIKALAIAIVLAVVIRSFFFAPIVVDGQSMMPTLKDQDHMIVNKIGTRIGDIERFDIVVFHATEEKDYIKRVIGLPGDRIEYKDDTLYVNGQPMDEPYLEQYKKEVIDGPLTEPFVVEEVPEGELFVMGDNRRFSKDSRHIGTISIEEVMGKTSLIYWPLNEIGIVE
- the ylqF gene encoding ribosome biogenesis GTPase YlqF; the protein is MTIQWFPGHMAKARREVTEKLKLIDIVYELVDARVPLSSRNPMIDEIISNKPRIVLLNKADMADEAMTKEWLQYFELKGVCALAIDAQKGVGLKQIVQLSKQLLHDKFAKMKAKGIKPRAIRALIVGIPNVGKSTLINRLAKKNIAKTGDRPGITKAQSWIKVGKELELLDTPGILWPKFEDQTVGLKLAATGAIKDEILNLQDIAVFTLRHLINEYPERLKERYGFQDFSEDIVDIFDHIGKKRGCLMGGGYIDYDKTAELVIRELRTMKLGRISFEHPKDVTEAPLSQQSLE
- a CDS encoding ribonuclease HII, which encodes MKKHTAKEIATLLEHIQDANDPFLIECMNDDRKTVQQLVKKWFNQHEREEELKKEFERMCTYEKALRKEGIRYIAGVDEVGRGPLAGPVVACAVILPQSFYLPGLTDSKKLTEEKRDYFYEIIMEEAIDVGIAFISADEIDRLNIYEATKVAMIKAIQNLQKVQPDYLLIDAMELPVEIPQQSIIKGDANSISIAASSVIAKVTRDRYMKALSKRYPQYGFEKHMGYGTKKHLEALKNFGVTNEHRKTFAPVKSILVEC
- a CDS encoding EscU/YscU/HrcU family type III secretion system export apparatus switch protein, with translation MKEKAIALKYNELQDDAPKVVAKGEGDIAKQIIERAEEYGVPVQKDESLIALLSEVDINERIPEELYGVVAELFAFIYQLDKEVGRKNYVKKT
- the sucC gene encoding ADP-forming succinate--CoA ligase subunit beta, with amino-acid sequence MNIHEYQGKELLRKYGVAVPNGKVAFTADEAVEAAKELGTDVVVVKAQIHAGGRGKAGGVKVAKSIDEVREYASELLGKTLVTHQTGPEGKEVKRLLIEEGCDIKKEYYIGFVLDRATSRVVLMASEEGGTEIEEVAAETPEKIFKEYIDPAVGLQGYQARRIAFNINIPNELVGQAVKFMMGLYRVFVEKDCSIAEINPLVVTGDGKVMALDAKLNFDGNALFRQKDVLEYRDLDEEDPKEIEASKYDLSYISLDGNIGCMVNGAGLAMATMDIIKYYGGEPANFLDVGGGATAEKVTEAFKIILSDEKVKGIFVNIFGGIMKCDVIAQGVVEATKQVGLTIPLVVRLEGTNVELGKKILEESGLNITSAESMADGAQKIVSLVK
- the sucD gene encoding succinate--CoA ligase subunit alpha is translated as MSVFINKDTKVIVQGITGSTALFHTKQMLEYGTKIVGGVTPGKGGTEVEGVPVFNTVEEAVKATGANASVIYVPAPFAADAIMEAVDAELDIVICITEHIPVMDMVKVKRYMEGKKTRLVGPNCPGVITPGECKIGIMPGYIHTKGHVGVVSRSGTLTYEAVHQLSQAGIGQSTAVGIGGDPVNGTNFIDVLKAFNEDPETYAVIMIGEIGGTAEEEAAEWIKANMTKPVVGFIGGQTAPPGKRMGHAGAIISGGKGTAEEKIKTMNACGIKVAETPSVMGETLISVLKEKGLYEKCKTH
- the dprA gene encoding DNA-processing protein DprA; its protein translation is MNINRIDRLLKLVHCPHLSNKTILKLLCYDSTLEFLSTITPREFSHLLNIPIQKSQSILTSFNMIDANNIKKRLKESHVQIVTLFHSEYPELLSHIPNPPVILYCKGDVKLLKNEHKISVVGTRNPNDDGLKIVNYLLKPMAKEWVIVSGLAKGIDVRSHEIAISENGKTIAVTAGGFHHLYPREHQKIAEKINLLISLYPPETKVQRWMFPERNRLISGLSHGTLVVQAKKRSGSLITADFALEQGREVFTPPCALFDTEFDGNLHLLQEGATVVYSYVDIVNELKPRMKMFDLRMK
- the topA gene encoding type I DNA topoisomerase; the protein is MSDYLVIVESPAKAKTIERYLGKKYKVKASMGHVRDLPKSQMGVDVEENFSPKYITIRGKGPVLKELKTAAKKAKKVFLAADPDREGEAIAWHLAHSLDIDLDSDCRVVFNEITKDAIKESFKHPRAINMDLVDAQQARRILDRLVGYNISPLLWKKVKKGLSAGRVQSVAVRLIIEREKEINAFQPEEYWTIDAEFLKGKEVFEASFYGLNGKKLELKNEDEMKEIVNQIQGNSFQITKVTKKERRRNPSPPFTTSSLQQEAARKLNFRAKKTMMIAQQLYEGIDLGKEGTVGLITYMRTDSTRVSDTAKQEAESYISEKYGQEFKASNKKESKKQGNVQDAHEAIRPTSAFRDPSSLKEFLSRDQLRLYKLIWERFIASQMSQAIMDTMSVDLTNNGLIFRANGSKVKFPGFMKVYVEGQDDQVEEKNRQLPDLKEGDSVLTKDINPAQHFTQPPPRYTEARLVKTLEELGIGRPSTYAPTLDTIQKRGYVALENKRFIPTELGEIVDELMKEFFPQILDVEFTAKMEHNLDEIEEGTVNWVKVIDEFYQDFAKRLEKAENEMKEVEIKDEFVGIDCEECGSPMVYKMGRYGKFMACSNFPDCRNTKPIVKEIGVKCPTCHEGNIVERKSKKKRVFYGCDRYPECEFLSWDKPIARKCPKCESLLIEKRLKKGVQVQCVQCDYKEEPQQ